The Colias croceus chromosome 11, ilColCroc2.1 genome has a segment encoding these proteins:
- the LOC123695342 gene encoding carboxypeptidase B-like: MLLQIKVYMISVLYLFGILFMILFPPRNYEQSGAKMRKIRSTGNSLKYLQYIDQETLLNITNRMAKDDPEMVRLVHLTPRTSNNNTIVALELHSDTHSRKPGILIIGTLNGMVWGATNAIIELAEKLLYDANYQTPFFNDYDWYLIPVVNPDAVNFTKNLRKFRPIQELLWSRNITARNNTRPALWHKNVHTKLGDTCFGTNINRNFAYHWRDDVSKPPDVCSQYYPGNRPFSAAESQAIRTYIHKVEDVIHIAINVHASFVPKKEFILYPWRYSLRQPSNYRNLQAIGEYAARQARLPDGRLYEVHQESSDGRVAGSLTDYVSGVLGTDLVFLLKPFHPTFPNITDTSILETYVKKTITSILSLVRGWRSSTKQNTLSFFGRDVEF, from the exons ATGTTGTTACAAATCAAAGTATATATGATTTcagtattgtatttatttggaatattatttatgatattatttccGCCTCGTAACTATGAACA ATCAGGAGCTAAAATGAGGAAAATACGAAGTACAGGAAATAGTTTGAAGTATTTACAGTACATTGATCaagaaacattattaaatattacaaatcgCATGGCGAAAGATGATCCAGAAATGGTTCGATTAGTGCATCTCACTCCACGCACTTCGAACAACAACACGATCGTTGCATTGGAACTGCATAGCGATACACATTCTAGGAAACCAGGAATACTCATTATAGGAA cACTGAACGGTATGGTGTGGGGAGCAACGAATGCAATAATAGAATTGGCTGAAAAACTACTGTACGATGCTAATTATCAAACGccattttttaatgattatgaCTG GTACCTCATCCCTGTTGTGAATCCAGATGCAGTTAATTTTACAAAGAACTTGCGAAAGTTTCGACCAATACAAGAACTGCTTTGGTCGCGTAACATCACCGCTAGGAATAACACCCGGCCTGCTTTGTGGCACAAGAATGTACATACTAAACTTGGGGACACCTGCTTTGGTACTAATATTAATCGGAATTTCGCATATCATTGGCGAG ACGATGTTTCTAAGCCTCCAGACGTTTGTTCCCAATATTATCCAGGAAATAGACCTTTTTCAGCCGCTGAATCACAAGCTATTcgcacatacatacataaagtTGAAGATGTTATTCACATAGCAATCAACGTGCACGCAAGTTTTGTACCGAAAAAG GAATTTATATTGTACCCGTGGAGATATTCGTTACGTCAACCAAGCAACTATAGGAATTTACAAGCTATCGGGGAGTATGCTGCAAGACAGGCAAGATTACCAGATGGGCGGCTTTATGAG GTACATCAAGAAAGTAGTGATGGACGAGTAGCTGGCTCTCTGACGGATTATGTTTCAGGAGTTCTTGGCACAGATCTCGTATTTCTCCTGAAACCATTTCACCCAACGTTCCCGAATATTACGGACACTTCAATACtcg aaaCATATGTGAAGAAAACTATAACATCCATACTGAGTTTAGTACGAGGTTGGCGTAGCAGCACTAAACAAAACACCCTTTCATTCTTTGGGAGAGATGTagagttttaa
- the LOC123695325 gene encoding uncharacterized protein LOC123695325: MNFGAFLLILLNLTFYLAYGFKGNYTEHDNCSLCTLSFFRRKRALTEYTRWRSNPETTQAFIVKVLEDDIPMPTSRNQIVDNVTIRQTPRPIVAVNIQPLKMAQEKMIVERATLRPSTVTPDLSKEYTRFVPPTTLTIARHEGDIVLDPVSPVIINDKIPPIKPKSKVLKGAQQVGPILKFSGDRHVQRDESPPSGPQFIQRSNTDVVRQYAPVATVLFTKQKTMGPLTPRTVDKFMSYKTTIHPTRTSPLSDIIVPMRTPDFFNILTFDDDLDNLNIYNKPFPTRTTYNAIETLQRTSTSKFLIDEDDNAIETTRRTIDVERRIGKEKKIMDKEIDTYNMVLYGDDENENTSKNKHGSTDSYEDIEDRSGKDSSIINAKSSSFDSNLEEYDNTTELSSNLEYDDDDDFKNRTTLTTRVLLEIVDLEITTKSFKEEIKKNRTCNLIKLRQLNFNSPRTLHEITSQLKQWAEESPVAKWIDITAGNFTVMENPIHMMIVDDPTSGQIVSAKQTVMIIAGIQGRDHHSVAAAMYVLYQLIERSEAHADLLTKYRFWIIPVFNPDGYAYSMTFPHRREWIKNLKQTWSSCKARDSCQACELYGVRCTIQPCYGVNLDRNFEYQWIPTEELRSEHPCGPLYAGPRQLSEAETRALTHFLHEQKTPLYTFIAFKEGDVLGVMYPYSHTRKKRAFDHVYRQRASGAAAAAYSISGRPYVAGQTSEFLPLYAGGIEDWVDGHLGIDNTYTVMMFRPSDSHNSRIITERVVHEAYAAIDTLLLQSVEPLGPPPVTITRSRAHIISSPILLYYVSTSLLLHFSAL; encoded by the exons atgAATTTTGGTGCTTTTCTGCTAATATTACTAAAccttactttttatttagcGTATGGGTTTAAAGGCAACTACACCGAACATGACAATTGTTCATTGTGTACACTATCAT TTTTTCGCCGAAAACGAGCTCTAACTGAATATACTCGATGGCGCTCCAATCCAGAAACGACACAAGCTTTCATTGTAAAAGTATTGGAAGATGATATTCCCATGCCTACGTCTCGAAACCAAATTGTAGATAATGTAACTATTCGTCAAACTCCTAGACCGATTGTAGCTGTTAACATACAACCATTAAAAATGGCTCAGGAAAAGATGATTGTTGAAAGAGCTACTTTGCGTCCATCTACAGTAACACCGGATCTATCCAAAGAGTATACACGATTTGTGCCGCCTACAACTTTGACTATAGCGCGGCATGAAGGTGATATAGTTTTAGATCCTGTATCTCCAGTTATTATTAACGATAAAATTCCTCCAATAAAACCGAAGAGCAAAG tTCTTAAAGGAGCACAACAGGTTGGGCCAATCCTGAAATTCAGTGGAGATCGTCACGTCCAGCGTGATGAAAGCCCTCCATCTGGTCCACAGTTTATTCAAAGGTCCAACACCGATGTTGTGCGGCAATATGCACCGGTAGCTACTGTTCTTTTCactaaacaaaaaacaatggGACCTTTAACACCGCGAACTGTTGATAAATTT ATGTCATATAAAACAACAATTCATCCTACAAGAACTTCACCGTTATCAGATATTATAGTTCCAATGAGAACGCCTgactttttcaatattttgacCTTTGATGATGATTTAGACAATCTTAACATATATAATAAGCCATTTCCAACTCGTACAACATATAATGCCATTGAAACTCTGCAACGTACTTCTACGAGTAAGTTTTTGATTGATGAAGATGACAATGCTATAGAAACAACAAGACGCACTATTGACGTTGAGAGACGAATCGgcaaagaaaagaaaattatggATAAAGAAATTGATACATATAACATGGTACTGTATGGAGATGACGAAAACGAAAACAccagtaaaaataaacatggaAGTACTGATTCTTATGAAGACATTGAAGACAGAAGTGGAAAGGATAGTTCTATAATCAACGCAAAATCTAGTTCATTTGATAGTAATTTAGAAGAATATGATAACACTACCGAATTATCATCAAATTTGGAGTATGATGACGACGATGActttaaaaatagaacaaCATTGACTACCAGAGTTTTACTCGAGATCGTTGATTTggaaataacaacaaaatctTTTAAGgaagaaattaagaaaaatcgAACATGTAACCTTATAAAACTAAGacaacttaattttaattcaccCCGAACGCTGCATGAG ATAACATCTCAGCTGAAACAATGGGCAGAAGAAAGTCCAGTTGCCAAGTGGATAGATATCACTGCGGGAAATTTTACCGTCATGGAAAATCCGATCCATATGATGATTGTAGATGATCCGACTAGTGGACAAATAGTATCAGCTAAACAGACTGTTATGATAATTGCTG GAATTCAAGGCAGGGATCATCACTCTGTCGCAGCAGCTATGTATGTTCTCTACCAACTTATAGAACGGAGTGAAGCACACGCTGATCTCCTTACAAAGTATCGTTTTTGGATAATACCTGTCTTTAATCCAGATGGGTATGCATATTCCATGACTTTTCCCCAT CGCAGGGAATGGATAAAAAATCTGAAACAAACATGGTCGTCATGTAAGGCCCGAGATTCGTGCCAAGCTTGTGAGCTGTATGGCGTCAGATGTACAATTCAGCCTTGCTATGGAGTTAATTTAGACCGGAATTTTGAATATCAATGGATTCCAA CTGAAGAGCTACGTTCAGAGCATCCGTGTGGTCCCTTATACGCGGGTCCAAGACAGCTGAGTGAGGCAGAAACGCGCGCACTCACACACTTCTTACATGAACAAAAGACCCCTCTTTACACCTTCATAGCTTTTAAAGAGGGAGACGTATTG GGAGTGATGTATCCGTATTCACATACACGCAAGAAAAGAGCTTTTGATCACGTTTAT agGCAACGAGCGTCAGGCGCTGCAGCTGCTGCATACAGTATCAGTGGTCGGCCTTATGTAGCAGGCCAGACATCGGAGTTTTTAC CGCTTTACGCCGGCGGCATAGAAGATTGGGTCGACGGCCATTTAGGCATAGACAATACCTATACAGTTATGATGTTTCGACCCTCAGACTCCCACAACTCCAGAATTATAACTGAG AGAGTCGTTCACGAAGCATACGCGGCGATAGATACGCTACTCTTACAAAGCGTAGAGCCTCTGGGACCACCTCCCGTTACCATAACTCGATCAAGAGCACATATCATATCATCACCTAtcttattgtattatgtatcaactagtttattattacatttttcagCTCTTTAG